Proteins encoded by one window of Synechococcus sp. WH 7805:
- a CDS encoding DUF3352 domain-containing protein, which yields MHEDDSDVLHRQSMKGRSFLLALVASAMVLLTLAFGVWWVMAQQSPLRIVDRPLELNRAARFMPRDAELTLNWLVDPSRIPAYARAVAPVRQREAASESTRQLRDGAFALAGLNFNDELVNWIGPQVSFAVLDQSSSNADDQGGLGWVLALSSQDDDGARRFLQRFWQTRSLAGTDLQITRYRGMGVISGRGALLGRDPQPIATALIDDDLLLLASGRGVLEQALDVSQLESLNLQGDARLADDLTSFGSGVAFLTASPAAMQRWLGVPTVIAERGDLTGLVAGLVTHGTDLDLKALVRFQDAVVPGADGRSDAEALLDATGGDAQMLALLSAPQALMNPDSRNPLAQWIAPVLQRTLDSAAAEGAAAVVALDSGPLLLQQGEAGWLLGSRADAPPSEAVSSKLEQDGLVGSTLDADGQSLEVWTRLVRQRRHGEESLTADLAVALEQDAGLNWWGQTLEGLRQRRSGGDPSGLKQQLQVLRNLAKAPITQQFALAAEPARDGLGKWRPWTLLQGLGGRSLSPAVQSLTLVAAPDLTSDQSGESSSLRLHARLHFG from the coding sequence ATGCATGAAGATGACAGTGATGTCCTCCACCGCCAGTCCATGAAAGGGCGTTCGTTCCTGCTCGCTCTGGTTGCATCGGCCATGGTGCTCCTCACCCTGGCCTTTGGGGTGTGGTGGGTGATGGCACAACAGAGTCCGCTACGGATCGTTGATCGACCGCTGGAGCTCAACCGGGCGGCTCGATTCATGCCTCGTGATGCTGAACTCACCCTGAATTGGCTGGTGGATCCGTCTCGCATCCCGGCCTATGCCCGAGCCGTCGCTCCGGTGCGTCAGAGAGAGGCCGCGAGCGAAAGCACACGCCAGCTCCGCGATGGTGCCTTCGCTTTGGCCGGGCTGAATTTCAATGACGAACTGGTGAACTGGATCGGCCCACAGGTCAGTTTTGCCGTGTTGGATCAAAGCAGCTCCAACGCTGACGATCAGGGCGGTTTGGGCTGGGTTCTGGCCCTGTCCAGTCAGGACGACGACGGAGCTCGACGCTTTTTGCAGCGTTTTTGGCAAACACGCAGCCTGGCTGGGACTGACTTGCAGATCACCCGTTATCGAGGCATGGGCGTAATCAGTGGTCGGGGTGCCCTGTTGGGTCGCGATCCTCAGCCGATTGCCACGGCATTGATCGACGATGACCTGCTGCTCCTGGCTTCCGGTCGAGGTGTGCTGGAACAGGCCCTGGATGTGTCGCAGCTTGAGAGTTTGAACCTTCAAGGTGATGCACGTCTCGCCGATGATCTGACATCGTTCGGTTCCGGTGTGGCCTTTCTCACGGCAAGCCCGGCCGCCATGCAGCGCTGGCTTGGCGTTCCGACGGTGATCGCAGAGCGTGGTGATCTCACCGGGTTGGTCGCTGGCCTGGTGACCCATGGAACGGATCTTGACCTGAAGGCTTTGGTTCGCTTTCAGGACGCGGTGGTTCCTGGGGCGGATGGACGTTCTGATGCCGAGGCTCTTCTTGACGCCACAGGGGGTGACGCTCAGATGTTGGCGCTGTTGTCAGCGCCTCAGGCATTGATGAATCCGGATAGCCGCAATCCATTGGCGCAGTGGATTGCCCCTGTGCTTCAACGGACGCTGGACTCCGCCGCTGCTGAAGGGGCGGCGGCCGTCGTTGCCCTCGACTCCGGTCCACTGCTTCTGCAACAGGGTGAGGCGGGTTGGCTTCTCGGGAGCCGCGCGGATGCACCACCATCAGAGGCCGTGAGCAGCAAGCTTGAGCAGGACGGACTCGTGGGATCCACGCTGGATGCCGATGGGCAATCGCTTGAGGTCTGGACCCGGTTGGTGCGTCAGCGACGCCATGGTGAGGAGTCGTTGACGGCGGATCTTGCCGTGGCTTTGGAACAGGATGCTGGCTTGAACTGGTGGGGACAGACCCTTGAGGGACTTCGCCAGCGTCGTAGTGGGGGCGATCCGAGCGGTCTTAAGCAGCAACTCCAGGTGCTGCGGAACCTGGCCAAGGCACCGATCACGCAACAGTTTGCCCTCGCCGCCGAACCGGCGCGTGATGGTCTCGGGAAGTGGCGTCCATGGACTCTGCTCCAGGGCCTGGGAGGACGATCACTGAGCCCTGCGGTGCAGAGCCTCACTCTGGTGGCAGCGCCAGATCTGACGTCGGACCAAAGTGGAGAGTCGAGCAGCCTGCGTCTGCATGCCCGACTTCATTTCGGTTGA
- a CDS encoding histidine phosphatase family protein, giving the protein MPDFISVDLFLFRHGIAAERDHDQDHPDRPLTELGVERTLAVADRLSKLGYQSDLLLCSPYRRAVETAELAVQAGLASAVQVESALAPGGDPRPLVRSVHGRCLLVGHEPDLSGLAAALIGAAPGSLRLRKAGFCHLCWDDLSCDPFGHAQLQALLRPRLLLPGSV; this is encoded by the coding sequence ATGCCCGACTTCATTTCGGTTGATCTTTTCCTGTTCCGTCATGGCATCGCTGCTGAACGGGACCATGACCAGGACCATCCGGATCGCCCACTGACGGAGCTCGGGGTGGAGCGCACTCTCGCGGTGGCTGATCGCCTCAGCAAGTTGGGGTATCAGTCCGACCTGTTGCTCTGCAGTCCATACAGGCGTGCAGTCGAGACTGCCGAGCTGGCGGTTCAGGCCGGCCTGGCTTCCGCTGTCCAGGTCGAGTCCGCTCTCGCGCCCGGGGGTGATCCAAGGCCTCTGGTGAGATCTGTTCACGGACGTTGCCTCTTGGTCGGCCATGAACCCGATCTGAGCGGATTGGCCGCTGCACTCATCGGTGCTGCGCCTGGGAGTTTGCGATTGCGCAAAGCGGGGTTCTGCCACCTCTGCTGGGACGACCTGTCCTGCGACCCCTTCGGACATGCTCAGCTTCAGGCGTTGCTGAGGCCACGACTCCTGCTTCCTGGCTCCGTTTAA
- a CDS encoding citrate synthase: MSRSESAEIRHERTGLVFRPGLEGVPATQSSICDIDGQAGKLSYRGYAVDDLSSHCSFLETTYLLIWGELPSPQQLRDFEQEVQMHRRVSFRVRDMMKCFPSDGHPMDALQSSAASLGLFYSRRAIDDPQYIYDAVVRLIAKIPTMVAAFQLIRKGQDPIQPRDDLAYSANFLYMLMEREPDPLASRIFDRCLILHAEHSLNASTFSARVTASTLTDPYAVVASAVGTLAGPLHGGANEDVLAMLDEIGTADRAADYLDAAMASKRKVMGFGHREYRVKDPRAVILQVLAEELFARFGHDEMYDVARALEAAAECRLGPKGIFPNVDFYSGLVYRKLGIPRDLFTPVFAIARVAGWLAHWREQLGANRIFRPSQIYTGQSMRQWSPLEDRLPSAST; this comes from the coding sequence GTGAGTCGGAGCGAGAGTGCTGAAATTCGTCATGAACGCACCGGTTTGGTGTTCCGTCCCGGGTTGGAAGGGGTTCCTGCGACTCAGTCGTCAATCTGTGACATCGATGGGCAAGCGGGAAAACTTTCGTATCGCGGCTATGCCGTTGATGATCTTTCCTCTCACTGCAGTTTTCTCGAAACCACGTATTTGCTGATCTGGGGTGAACTGCCCAGCCCTCAGCAATTGAGAGACTTTGAGCAGGAAGTGCAGATGCACCGAAGGGTGAGCTTCCGCGTGCGAGACATGATGAAGTGCTTTCCATCGGATGGTCATCCGATGGATGCTCTGCAGTCGAGTGCGGCCTCGCTTGGGCTGTTTTATTCCCGGCGGGCCATCGATGACCCCCAATACATCTATGACGCCGTGGTGCGGTTGATCGCCAAGATCCCAACGATGGTGGCGGCCTTTCAACTGATCCGCAAAGGACAGGATCCGATTCAACCTCGCGATGACCTGGCCTATTCGGCCAATTTTCTCTACATGCTCATGGAGCGTGAGCCTGACCCTCTGGCATCGCGGATCTTTGACCGTTGTCTGATCCTGCATGCGGAACACAGCCTGAACGCCAGCACGTTCAGTGCGAGGGTCACGGCCAGCACCCTGACGGATCCCTATGCCGTGGTCGCTTCAGCTGTCGGAACCCTGGCTGGTCCCCTGCATGGAGGCGCCAATGAGGATGTTCTGGCCATGCTGGATGAGATCGGTACAGCTGACCGTGCAGCTGATTATCTCGATGCGGCCATGGCCAGCAAACGCAAGGTCATGGGTTTCGGGCATCGGGAGTATCGGGTCAAAGACCCTCGGGCCGTGATTCTTCAGGTGCTGGCAGAAGAGCTGTTTGCCCGCTTTGGCCACGACGAGATGTACGACGTGGCTCGAGCCCTTGAAGCAGCTGCTGAGTGTCGCCTTGGACCCAAAGGCATTTTCCCTAATGTCGACTTCTACTCAGGTTTGGTCTACCGCAAGCTCGGAATTCCAAGGGATCTGTTCACGCCTGTATTCGCCATCGCCAGGGTGGCGGGATGGCTTGCCCACTGGCGGGAACAGCTTGGCGCCAACCGCATTTTCCGGCCCTCTCAGATCTACACAGGCCAATCGATGCGTCAGTGGAGCCCGCTTGAAGACCGGCTTCCCTCCGCAAGCACCTAA
- the nuoH gene encoding NADH-quinone oxidoreductase subunit NuoH: MSPGLDLEQSFSQTLEGFGLSDQAARLIWLPLPMLLVLVAAVVGVLVTVWLERKISAAVQQRIGPEYAGALGVLQPLADGLKLLVKEDIIPARADGLLFTLGPVLVVVPVILSWLIVPFGQNLLISNVGVGIFLWISLSSVQPIGLLMSGYASNNKYSLLGGLRAAAQSISYEIPLALAVLAVVMMSNSLSTVDIVSQQTGAGILSWNIWRQPVGFLIFWICALAECERLPFDLPEAEEELVAGYQTEYAGMKFALFYLGSYINLVLSALLVSVLYLGGWGFPVPVEWLAGWLGQSVDAPLVQVITGATGIVMTVLKAYLLVFIAILLRWTTPRVRIDQLLDLGWKFLLPLALVNLLVTAALKLAFPVAFGG; this comes from the coding sequence GTGAGTCCTGGTCTGGATCTCGAACAGAGCTTCAGTCAGACCCTGGAGGGTTTCGGTCTCTCCGATCAAGCGGCCCGATTGATCTGGCTGCCGCTCCCCATGCTGCTGGTGCTTGTGGCAGCAGTGGTCGGCGTGCTGGTGACAGTTTGGTTGGAACGCAAAATCTCTGCTGCTGTTCAGCAGCGCATCGGCCCGGAATATGCCGGAGCCCTTGGCGTTCTTCAGCCTCTTGCTGATGGCCTCAAGCTTCTGGTGAAGGAAGACATCATCCCGGCAAGGGCGGATGGGCTTCTCTTCACGCTTGGCCCCGTGCTCGTTGTCGTCCCGGTGATTCTGTCCTGGTTGATCGTTCCTTTTGGACAGAATCTTCTGATCAGCAATGTGGGAGTCGGCATCTTTCTGTGGATCTCCCTCAGCAGCGTTCAGCCCATCGGTCTGCTGATGAGTGGTTACGCATCGAATAACAAGTACTCCCTGCTGGGTGGACTCCGAGCCGCAGCCCAGTCGATCAGCTATGAAATCCCCCTCGCGCTTGCGGTGCTTGCGGTGGTGATGATGAGCAACTCTCTCAGCACCGTTGACATCGTCAGCCAGCAGACAGGGGCTGGAATTCTGAGCTGGAACATCTGGCGCCAGCCGGTTGGCTTTTTGATCTTCTGGATCTGTGCCCTGGCTGAGTGCGAACGCCTTCCCTTTGACCTCCCTGAAGCTGAGGAGGAACTGGTTGCCGGTTATCAGACCGAATACGCAGGAATGAAGTTTGCCCTGTTCTACCTGGGCAGTTACATCAATCTGGTGCTCTCGGCGTTGCTGGTTTCAGTGCTTTATCTCGGTGGCTGGGGATTTCCGGTGCCCGTGGAATGGCTTGCCGGTTGGCTGGGACAGTCTGTTGATGCTCCGCTGGTTCAAGTGATCACAGGGGCTACAGGCATTGTGATGACGGTCCTGAAGGCCTACCTCCTGGTGTTCATTGCCATTCTTCTGCGCTGGACCACGCCACGGGTTCGCATCGACCAGCTTTTGGATCTCGGCTGGAAATTTTTGCTTCCACTGGCATTGGTCAACCTGCTGGTCACCGCGGCTCTGAAACTTGCATTCCCCGTCGCCTTCGGTGGGTGA
- the ndhI gene encoding NAD(P)H-quinone oxidoreductase subunit I: protein MFGFLKQVGDYTRDAVDAARNLTQGLAVTFDHMKRRPVTVQYPYEKLIPSERYRGRIHYEFDKCIACEVCVRVCPINLPVVDWVMNKETKKKELRNYSIDFGVCIFCGNCVEYCPTNCLSMTEEYELAAFDRHSLNFDNVALGRLPTSVTTDPAVQPLRELAYLPAGEVHPHGVDPARPRAGQRPDQVLASLKRDAAGTTGNEGESATSTNNSKESAE from the coding sequence ATGTTCGGTTTCCTTAAACAGGTTGGTGACTACACCCGCGACGCCGTTGACGCGGCGCGCAATCTCACCCAAGGCCTGGCTGTCACCTTCGACCACATGAAGCGCCGTCCCGTGACGGTGCAGTACCCCTACGAGAAACTGATTCCTTCAGAGCGCTACCGCGGAAGGATTCACTACGAGTTTGATAAGTGCATCGCCTGTGAGGTCTGTGTTCGGGTCTGCCCCATCAACCTGCCCGTGGTGGACTGGGTGATGAATAAGGAGACGAAGAAGAAGGAATTACGGAACTACTCCATCGATTTCGGAGTCTGCATCTTTTGCGGCAATTGCGTGGAGTACTGCCCCACCAACTGTCTGTCGATGACCGAGGAGTACGAACTGGCAGCTTTCGATCGTCATAGCCTCAACTTCGACAATGTGGCCTTGGGCCGTTTACCCACGAGCGTGACCACTGATCCCGCTGTACAACCCCTGAGGGAACTGGCGTATCTTCCCGCCGGTGAAGTCCACCCCCACGGGGTCGACCCGGCGCGTCCACGGGCAGGACAGCGTCCGGATCAGGTGCTTGCTTCTCTCAAGCGTGATGCTGCTGGCACCACTGGCAATGAGGGAGAATCGGCCACATCAACCAACAACAGCAAGGAGAGCGCTGAATGA
- a CDS encoding NADH-quinone oxidoreductase subunit J: protein MTIAASTQLISFLVLSAVIVLGALGVVLLSNIVYSAFLLGGVFLAVAGLYLLLNASFVAAAQVLVYVGAVNVLILFAIMLVNKREDLAPIPGIAVRRLLSGGVCAGLFVLLTRVVLTTPWAEGPEPIGEGATIRIGEHLFTDYLLPFELASVLLLMAMIGAIVLARRDVQAVDPGTGEAVDQGLIEKARTPLLVDQPPA, encoded by the coding sequence ATGACGATCGCAGCGTCGACGCAGCTGATCAGTTTTCTTGTTCTCAGCGCAGTCATCGTTCTGGGAGCCCTCGGTGTTGTGCTCCTCAGCAACATTGTTTATTCGGCCTTCCTGCTGGGTGGCGTTTTCCTGGCTGTCGCTGGTCTCTACCTGCTGCTCAATGCCAGCTTTGTGGCTGCCGCCCAGGTGCTGGTGTACGTCGGAGCGGTCAATGTTCTGATCCTCTTTGCGATCATGCTGGTCAACAAGCGCGAAGACCTGGCACCGATTCCTGGGATCGCGGTCCGTCGTCTTCTGTCTGGTGGGGTCTGTGCAGGCTTGTTTGTTCTTCTGACCCGCGTGGTTCTCACAACCCCTTGGGCTGAGGGCCCAGAGCCGATTGGCGAGGGAGCAACGATCCGCATCGGTGAACACCTGTTCACCGATTATCTGCTTCCCTTCGAGCTGGCTTCCGTATTGCTTTTGATGGCCATGATCGGTGCCATCGTGTTGGCGCGACGTGATGTTCAGGCGGTTGACCCTGGAACTGGAGAAGCTGTTGATCAAGGCCTGATTGAAAAGGCGCGCACTCCTCTGCTGGTGGATCAGCCACCCGCCTGA
- the nuoK gene encoding NADH-quinone oxidoreductase subunit NuoK, with the protein MVSELLSGSVPLEAYLLVAAVLFCTGVWGLINSRNAVRVLMSIELMLNAVNINLMAFSSYVDGQLIRGQVFSVFVITVAAAEAAVGLAILLSLYRNRVTVDMERFNLLRW; encoded by the coding sequence ATGGTTTCTGAGCTGCTTTCCGGTTCCGTTCCCCTCGAGGCCTATCTCCTTGTCGCCGCAGTGCTGTTCTGCACTGGCGTCTGGGGGCTGATCAACAGTCGTAATGCCGTTCGCGTGCTCATGAGTATCGAATTGATGCTCAATGCAGTGAACATCAACCTCATGGCGTTCTCGTCTTACGTGGATGGGCAGTTGATTCGAGGACAAGTGTTTTCGGTCTTCGTGATCACCGTGGCTGCGGCCGAGGCGGCCGTTGGTTTGGCGATTCTTTTGTCCCTTTATCGCAATCGCGTCACAGTGGATATGGAACGTTTCAACCTTCTGCGCTGGTAG
- a CDS encoding NAD(+) kinase — translation MQLQRIWLIYRAESPLAQKEARACASQLESLGVSVAIAMSGLMADPFPGLLASEPELPDLAVVLGGDGTVLGAARHLAVLDVPILCFNVGGHLGFLTHEPGLLHNDTIWTRILEDHFAMERRMMLQAVVHRADALTCPVSGTLPDDSSVIERHWALNDIYLRPYREDLAPTCTLELEIDGEVVDQVRGDGLILATPTGSTGYAMAAGGPILHPGIDAIIVSAICPMSLSSRPIVLPPRSRLVIWPLGDSHRQVKLWKDGAAGEVMAPGECCVIQRAPHHALMVQLEQNPSYYRTLSRKLHWAGSLVDSMPSLN, via the coding sequence ATGCAGCTTCAACGGATTTGGCTGATCTATAGAGCTGAAAGTCCACTCGCCCAGAAGGAAGCAAGAGCGTGTGCATCCCAGTTGGAGTCGCTGGGTGTCTCCGTCGCGATTGCCATGAGTGGCCTCATGGCCGATCCATTTCCAGGTCTCCTCGCCTCTGAGCCCGAGCTTCCCGATCTGGCTGTTGTGCTCGGTGGCGATGGCACTGTTCTTGGAGCCGCGAGACACTTGGCTGTTCTTGATGTTCCCATCCTCTGCTTCAACGTGGGTGGCCATCTGGGATTTCTCACCCATGAGCCAGGTCTGCTCCACAACGACACGATTTGGACGCGGATTCTGGAGGATCATTTCGCCATGGAGCGACGGATGATGCTTCAGGCCGTGGTCCATCGGGCTGACGCCCTGACTTGTCCGGTTTCAGGAACACTCCCGGATGATTCATCTGTCATTGAGAGGCACTGGGCTCTCAATGACATCTATCTGCGCCCCTATCGCGAGGATCTCGCCCCAACCTGCACGTTGGAATTGGAGATCGATGGAGAAGTGGTGGATCAGGTGAGAGGTGATGGATTGATCCTGGCCACACCCACTGGGTCCACCGGTTACGCGATGGCTGCTGGAGGACCCATTCTTCACCCAGGGATTGATGCCATCATCGTGAGCGCCATCTGTCCGATGAGCCTGTCCAGTCGGCCGATCGTGCTGCCTCCGCGGTCGCGTCTGGTGATCTGGCCCCTTGGAGATTCCCATCGCCAGGTGAAGCTCTGGAAGGATGGTGCCGCCGGTGAAGTAATGGCTCCTGGTGAATGCTGCGTGATTCAGCGGGCTCCCCATCACGCCCTCATGGTGCAGCTGGAGCAAAACCCCTCGTATTACCGCACTCTGTCTCGCAAACTGCATTGGGCGGGCAGTTTGGTCGACAGCATGCCATCGCTGAACTGA